A stretch of Labrus mixtus chromosome 7, fLabMix1.1, whole genome shotgun sequence DNA encodes these proteins:
- the LOC132977364 gene encoding uncharacterized protein LOC132977364 — MVLMMVLIMVLMMVLMMVLMMVLMMVPMMVPMMVLMMVLMMVLMMVLVFPDGSYDGCYDGSCDGSSDGSSDGSCDGSSDGYCDGSCDGSCDGSCDGSSDGSSDGSCDGSYDGSYDGSYYGSNGGSYNGSNDGSYDGSNDGSCDGSCDGSCDGSCDGSSDGSCDGSSDGSSDGSCDGSNDGSYNGSSDGSCDGSSDGSCDGSCDGSTDGSCDGFCDGSSDGSCDGSCDGSSDGSYDGSSDGSCDGSSDGSSDGSCDGSSDGSCDGSCDGSTDGSCDGSCDGSCDGFCDGSYDGSNDGSCVS, encoded by the coding sequence atggttcttatgatggttcttattatggttctaatgatggttcttatgatggttctaatgatggttctaatgatggttcctatgatggttcctatgatggttcttatgatggttctaatgatggttcttatgatggttcttgtgtttcctgatggttcctatgatggttgttatgatggttcctgtgatggttctagtgatggttctagtgatggttcttgtgatggttctagtgatggttattgtgatggttcttgtgatggttcctgtgatggttcttgtgatggttctagtgatggttctagtgatggttcttgtgatggttcctatgatggttcttatgatggttcttattatGGTTCTAATggtggttcttataatggttctaatgatggttcttatgatggttctaatgatggttcctgtgatggttcttgtgatggttcttgtgatggttcctGTGATGGTTCCAGTGACGGTTCCTGTGACGGTTCTAGTGACGGTTCTAGTGACGGTTCTTGTGACGGTTCTAATGacggttcttataatggttctagtgatggttcttgtgatggttctagtgatggttcttgtgatggttcttgtgatggttctactgatggttcttgtgatggtttttgtgatggttctagtgatggttcttgtgatggttcttgtgatggttctagtgatggttcttatgatggttctagtgatggttcttgtgatggttctagtgatggttctagtgatggttcttgtgatggttctagtgatggttcttgtgatggttcttgtgatggttctactgatggttcttgtgatggttcttgtgatggttcttgtgatggtttttgtgatggttcttatgatggttctaatgatggttcttgtgtttcctga
- the LOC132977209 gene encoding nuclear factor 7, brain-like, whose protein sequence is MAPIPEDLCCPVCQDVYRDPVILPCNHRFCRDCVQSWWAGKHKRECPVCKRISSNKNPTVSLALKTMCEAYLLKRDRRASEDHRKKLQEALEPLKEKLKDSERVKVKFDKTADHIRVQARHTERQIKEQFKKLHQFLEEEEEARLCALREEEEQKSQRMKEEMEALSREIAALSHTVRDTEDELRAEDVSFLKNYKAAVERVQQRPLLEDPQLPSGALIDQAKHLGNLSFNIWNKMKDMVSYSPVILDPNTVHPEFILSEDLTCVRGGEKQQLPDNPERIEDSWSVLGSEGFNSGTHTWDVQVGDISNWRVGVSVQRKRNMASGFWGIELHEGYVAVSPSDESTVVVQKNPQRIRVNLDCNRGELSFSDPDTNTHIHTFTHTFTERMFPFISFLDCWVLYLLPLESFTAPLKILPLNVCVTQQHV, encoded by the coding sequence ATGGCTCCCATACCAGAGGATCTCTGCTGCCCGGTCTGTCAGGACGTCTACAGAGATCCTGTCATCCTGCCATGTAACCACAGATTCTGCAGAGACTGCGTGCAGAGCTGGTGGGCGGGGAAACACAAACGGGAATGTCCAGTTTGTAAGAGAATATCGTCAAACAAAAATCCAACAGTGAGCCTGGCGTTGAAGACCATGTGTGAGGCCTACTTGTTGAAGAGAGATCGGAGAGCTTCAGAGGATCACAGGAAGAAACTTCAGGAAGCTCTGGAGCCCTTAAAGGAGAAGCTGAAGGATTCTGAACGAGTTAAAGTGAAGTTTGATAAAACAGCAGATCACATTCGGGTTCAGGcccgacacacagagaggcagattaAGGAGCAGTTTAAGAAACTTCACCAGTTtctagaagaggaagaggaggccaggctgtgtgcactgagggaggaagaggagcagaagagtcagaggatgaaggaggagatggaggctctgagcagagagatagcagctctttcacacacagtcagagacacagaggacgagctgagagctgaagacgtctcattcctgaaaaactacaaggctgcagtggaaagagtccagcagcgccccctgctggaggatccacagctgccctcaggAGCTCTGATAGACCAGGCCAAACACCTGGGCAACCTGAGCTTCAACATCTGGAACAAGATGAAGGACATGGTCTCCTACAGTCCGGTCATTCTGGACCCAAACACTGTTCATCCTGAATTCATcctgtctgaagatctgacctgtgtgagaggaggagagaagcagcagcttcctgataaTCCAGAGAGGATTGAAGATTCCTGGTCTGTCCTGGGCTCTGAGGGCTTTAACTCAGGGACTCACACCTGGGATGTCCAGGTTGGAGACATTTCAAACTGGAGAGTGGGTGTGTCTGtccagaggaagagaaacatgGCGTCTGGATTCTGGGGAATAGAGTTACATGAAGGATACGTAGCGGTCTCACCATCAGATGAATCCACTGTTGTAGTTCAGAAGAATCCtcagaggatcagagtgaatcTGGACTGTAACAGAGGAGAGCTGTCGTTCTCTGATCctgatactaacacacacatacacaccttcacacacactttcactgagaGGATGTTTCCATTCATTAGCTTTTTGGATTGTTGGGTACTGTATCTCTTACCTTTAGAAAGCTTCACCGCACCACTGAAGATATTACCTCTGAACGTCTGTGTGACACAACAACATGTCTGA
- the aldh4a1 gene encoding delta-1-pyrroline-5-carboxylate dehydrogenase, mitochondrial — translation MLRVRAAACQSWRGLRTFPCAAVEVKNEPILGFKEGSAERAELLKALDGLKGTTEEIPCVVGDEHVWTKDVRYQLSPFNHSHKVAKFCYADEALINKAILASVAARKEWDLKPVQDRAQILFKAADVISGPKRAEILAKTMIGQGKTVVQAEIDAAAELIDFFRFNAKHAVELEKTQPLDADGSTNTMLYRGLEGFVAAVAPFNFTAIGGNLAGTPALMGNVVLWKPSDTAMSASYAVYKVLRESGLPPNIVQFLPADGPVFGDAVTSSQHLAGINFTGSVPTFKRLWKQVAQNLDTYKNFPRLAGECGGKNFHFVHKSADVESVVKGTIRSAFEYGGQKCSACSRMYVADSVWPQIKQQLLAIHKNITVGDPVEDFSTFFSAVIDEKSFARNKRWLDLAKSSPNLKVIAGGNCDDSKGYFVEPTIIETTDPQEAIMHEEIFGPVLSVYVYPENKYKEVLHLIDNTSPYALTGAVFAQDQTVIDEAAKVLRNAAGNYYVNDKSTGSIVAQQPFGGARASGTNDKPGGPHYVLRWTSPQVVKQTHVPLTDWKYPYMG, via the exons ATGCTGCGCGTGAGGGCGGCCGCGTGCCAGTCTTGGAGGGG gttgAGAACGTTCCCGTGTGCGGCCGTGGAGGTGAAGAACGAGCCGATCCTGGGCTTCAAAGAGGGCAgtgcagagagagcagagctgcTGAAG GCGTTGGACGGTCTGAAGGGGACAACGGAGGAGATCCCGTGCGTGGTCGGAGACGAACATGTGTGGACCAAAGACGTCAGATATCAGTTATCT CCGTTCAACCACTCACACAAAGTGGCGAAGTTCTGTTACGCAGACGAG gcgcTCATCAACAAAGCTATCCTGGCGTCTGTGGCGGCGAGGAAAGAGTGGGACCTGAAGCCCGTCCAGGACCGAGCCCAGATCCTCTTCAAGGCAGCCGACGTCATCAGTGGACCCAAGAGGGCGGAAATCCTCGCCAAGACCATGATCGGACAG GGTAAGACGGTGGTCCAGGCTGAAATCGACGCCGCTGCAGAGCTGATCGACTTCTTCAGATTTAACGCCAAACACGCCGTGGAGCTGGAGAAAACTCAGCCGTTAGACGCCGACGGGAGCACGAACACGATGTTATATCGAGGTCTGGAG ggCTTCGTGGCGGCCGTCGCTCCTTTCAACTTCACCGCTATCGGTGGAAACCTGGCAGGTACCCCGGCTCTGATG ggAAACGTGGTTCTGTGGAAGCCCAGCGACACCGCCATGTCTGCCAGCTACGCCGTCTACAAAGTCCTGAGGGAGTCCGGTCTGCCTCCAAACATCGTCCAGTTTCTACCAGCTGATGGTCCCGTGTTCGGAGACGCCGTCACCTCCTCTCAGCACCTCGCCGGCATCAACTTCACCGGCAGCGTCCC gaCGTTCAAGCGTCTTTGGAAGCAGGTGGCACAGAACCTGGACACGTACAAGAACTTCCCTCGACTGGCTGGAG AGTGCGGCGGGAAGAACTTCCACTTTGTCCACAAGTCGGCGGACGTAGAGAGCGTGGTGAAGGGGACGATCCGCTCGGCGTTTGAGTACGGTGGTCAGAAGTGTTCCGCCTGCTCCAGGATGTACGTAGCTGACAGCGTGTGGCCGCAGatcaaacagcagctgctcGCCATCCACAAGAACATCACAGTGGGAGAC cctGTGGAGGACTTCAGCACCTTTTTCTCGGCTGTGATCGACGAGAAG TCATTCGCTCGCAATAAGAGATGGCTCGACCTCGCCAAGTCCTCCCCTAACCTAAAAGTCATCGCTGGCGGTAACTGTGACGACAGTAAGGGTTACTTTGTGGAGCCGACCATCATCGAGACCACGGACCCGCAGGAAGCCATCATGCACGAG gagatCTTCGGGCCGGTCCTGTCGGTTTACGTTTATCCTGAGAACAAATACAAAGAGGTGCTGCACCTGATCGACAACACGTCGCCGTACGCCCTGACGGGAGCCGTGTTCGCTCAGGACCA gacCGTGATCGACGAGGCAGCTAAAGTGCTCAGAAACGCTGCTGGGAACTACTACGTCAACGATAAATCCACCGGCTCCATCGTGGCTCAGCAGCCATTTGGGGGCGCCAGAGCATCAG GAACCAACGACAAACCCGGCGGTCCTCACTACGTCCTCAGGTGGACGTCTCCACAGGTGGTGAAGCAGACCCACGTCCCCCTCACAGACTGGAAGTACCCCTACAtgggctga